The Peribacillus simplex genome contains a region encoding:
- a CDS encoding YitT family protein: MKDLVKIIAGNISMTFAYAYLIVPNEIINGGVTSSALLLNALSGYNIAMLANFVTGLLLIICLVFLGKEYFFKSIVSSLSYMVFFNFFYSLKINFEINIALVIIISSILIAIGYYLCITANASTVGFDVIALILHHKNEKIDIAATIRIINLFVLILGLLVYGYTSIVKGIAFTLLFSYLLKKMLDRKQNTVKLATESVLDESSNVKEVK, encoded by the coding sequence GTGAAAATTATCGCAGGAAACATTTCCATGACCTTTGCCTATGCTTATTTAATCGTTCCCAATGAAATTATCAATGGCGGGGTAACTAGCTCGGCATTATTATTGAATGCATTATCGGGTTATAACATTGCCATGCTAGCCAATTTCGTAACAGGATTACTGTTAATCATTTGTTTAGTTTTTCTAGGGAAAGAATACTTTTTCAAGTCGATTGTAAGTTCGCTTAGCTATATGGTTTTTTTCAATTTTTTTTATTCATTGAAGATTAATTTCGAAATAAATATCGCTTTAGTGATTATCATTTCGTCGATTTTGATAGCGATAGGATATTATTTATGTATAACAGCAAATGCCTCCACTGTTGGCTTTGACGTGATCGCCTTAATTTTACATCATAAAAATGAAAAAATAGATATTGCAGCGACAATAAGGATTATCAATCTTTTCGTACTGATATTGGGACTTCTTGTTTACGGTTATACATCGATCGTTAAGGGAATTGCGTTTACATTGCTTTTTTCATACCTTCTGAAGAAAATGCTGGATAGGAAGCAGAATACCGTAAAATTAGCAACGGAAAGTGTGTTAGATGAATCCTCCAATGTGAAAGAAGTAAAATGA
- the xsc gene encoding sulfoacetaldehyde acetyltransferase, protein MVETKMLRGTKVKMTPSEAIVETLVAEGVKHISGILGSAFMDMLDLLPTAGIRFIGVRHEQSAAHMEDAYCRVSGVAGVVIGQNGPGMTNMVTSVAAANQAHTPMVVISPSAGTPTVGWDGFQECDQVSIFKAITKETVRVTHPGRVADCLRTAFRIAYAERGPVLFDIPRDYFYGEVEDQILQPHQYRVDERGCGSSASLDRAAEILAEAEYPVIISGRGTVDSDGIEEIKNIAEYLTAPVAVSYMHNDAFPADHPLSVGPIGYMGSKAAMNTLKKADVILAVGTRLSVFGTLPCYDIDYFPKDAQIIQIDINPRQIARTHPVEVGIIGDAREASHEILKRLKANKPNLKQEKKRMVEVTNEKQKWEEELVKLAMIEGTPINPRRALLELTKVLPENAIVTTDIGNVSSTANAYLKFNQSRRHIAALTFGNTGFAYPSALGAKLAEPNTPVLAIVGDGAWGMSLHEVSTAVEENIPVIACVFNNNAWCAEKKNQVDFYNNRFVGADIQNPDFAEVARSMGAVGIRVEKPEELGTVIEEAIKSNKPTVIDIQVDGTQLAPPFRKDALKMPTRLLEKYSHLDHKNWDK, encoded by the coding sequence ATGGTCGAAACAAAAATGTTAAGAGGAACGAAAGTTAAAATGACACCAAGTGAAGCCATCGTTGAGACATTAGTGGCCGAGGGAGTTAAACATATCTCGGGAATTCTGGGATCCGCTTTCATGGATATGCTTGATTTATTGCCAACTGCAGGCATCCGTTTCATTGGTGTCCGCCATGAACAAAGTGCAGCACATATGGAAGATGCCTATTGTCGTGTCTCTGGTGTTGCAGGAGTCGTCATCGGACAAAACGGACCTGGAATGACGAATATGGTCACCTCTGTTGCAGCGGCCAATCAAGCTCATACTCCAATGGTGGTCATATCACCATCTGCTGGTACACCAACGGTTGGATGGGATGGATTTCAAGAATGTGATCAGGTTTCCATCTTCAAGGCCATCACTAAGGAAACGGTTAGAGTGACACACCCAGGTCGGGTCGCTGATTGCCTTAGGACAGCATTCCGGATTGCCTATGCCGAGAGGGGACCGGTTTTATTCGATATCCCCCGTGATTACTTCTATGGTGAAGTGGAAGATCAAATACTACAACCACATCAATATCGCGTAGATGAACGTGGCTGCGGATCTTCTGCATCCTTGGATAGAGCGGCAGAAATCTTAGCTGAGGCTGAGTATCCTGTCATTATTTCCGGTAGGGGAACGGTCGATTCAGATGGCATTGAGGAAATTAAGAATATTGCAGAATATTTAACAGCTCCGGTAGCTGTCTCCTATATGCATAATGATGCCTTTCCTGCAGATCATCCATTGTCAGTCGGCCCAATCGGTTACATGGGTTCGAAGGCAGCCATGAATACACTAAAGAAAGCGGACGTCATCTTGGCGGTCGGTACAAGATTATCGGTTTTTGGAACGTTACCATGCTATGACATTGATTATTTCCCTAAGGATGCACAAATCATCCAAATAGATATTAATCCAAGGCAAATAGCGAGGACACACCCTGTGGAAGTCGGGATCATCGGAGATGCCCGTGAAGCGAGCCATGAAATCTTGAAACGGTTGAAGGCTAATAAACCTAACCTAAAACAAGAAAAAAAGCGGATGGTCGAGGTAACGAATGAAAAACAAAAATGGGAAGAAGAATTGGTGAAACTTGCGATGATCGAAGGAACGCCGATCAATCCGCGTCGAGCCCTTTTGGAATTGACTAAAGTGTTGCCTGAAAATGCCATCGTTACTACGGATATCGGTAATGTATCGTCAACTGCAAACGCTTACTTAAAATTCAATCAAAGCCGCAGGCATATCGCTGCGCTTACATTCGGGAACACGGGATTTGCTTACCCATCTGCACTTGGTGCCAAGTTAGCTGAACCGAACACGCCTGTTTTAGCCATTGTTGGAGATGGCGCGTGGGGCATGAGCTTACATGAAGTGAGTACGGCCGTTGAAGAAAACATACCGGTCATAGCATGTGTGTTCAATAATAATGCATGGTGTGCAGAGAAAAAGAATCAGGTCGATTTTTATAATAATCGTTTTGTAGGGGCGGATATCCAAAATCCTGATTTCGCAGAAGTTGCCCGGTCAATGGGTGCTGTTGGTATTAGAGTGGAAAAACCTGAGGAGTTAGGCACTGTCATTGAAGAAGCAATAAAATCAAACAAACCGACGGTCATTGATATACAAGTGGATGGAACACAATTAGCTCCTCCATTTAGAAAAGATGCATTAAAAATGCCTACTAGATTATTAGAAAAATATTCACATCTAGATCATAAAAACTGGGATAAATAA
- a CDS encoding aminotransferase has product METETKDLVQMDKDHLWHAMHRYNEKDAPMMATEGSGSWFTDTKGDKYLDGVSGLWCLNLGHGRKEIAQAAYEQMINLSYFPLTLSHQPAIELSAKISEHLKGSYTTFFTNSGSEANETAFKIARQYHSQNGNQGKYKFISRYRAYHGNTFGALSATAQANRRVKYDPAVPGFLHVPPPYSYRSPFGENVESSDLLAAEYIDQVINFEGAETVAGVILEPFISGGGVLIPSKEYLTRVSEICKKHDVLLIVDEVVSGFGRTGKMFGFMHSDGVQPDIVTMAKGLTSGYLPLGATAVNSRIYEKFKENGNLNHFRHVSTYGGHPASCAVALKNIEILENEKIVQRVSELSESTLSELFELTALDKVGEVRGVGFLYGIELVEDKKTKTPVSDEFMGKIIGACKEKGLIIGRNGDTVPGYGNVLIIAPPLSSTVEDLRFVIETVKSVLYQLC; this is encoded by the coding sequence ATGGAAACTGAAACGAAAGACCTTGTTCAAATGGATAAAGACCATTTATGGCATGCGATGCATCGCTATAATGAGAAGGATGCTCCCATGATGGCTACAGAAGGATCCGGCTCATGGTTCACAGATACTAAAGGTGATAAATATCTAGATGGGGTTTCCGGTTTATGGTGCTTGAACCTGGGTCACGGGCGAAAAGAGATTGCGCAGGCAGCCTATGAACAAATGATTAACTTATCTTATTTCCCTTTAACGTTAAGCCATCAGCCGGCAATCGAATTATCTGCAAAAATAAGCGAACATTTAAAGGGCTCCTACACAACGTTTTTTACGAACAGCGGCTCTGAGGCGAATGAGACAGCTTTTAAAATAGCCAGGCAATATCATTCCCAAAACGGCAATCAGGGTAAATACAAATTCATCTCAAGGTACAGAGCTTATCATGGCAATACTTTTGGCGCGCTAAGCGCAACCGCACAGGCAAATCGGAGAGTGAAATATGATCCTGCGGTTCCAGGCTTCCTGCATGTGCCTCCGCCGTATAGTTATCGGAGTCCGTTTGGGGAAAACGTTGAAAGCTCAGATTTGCTTGCAGCTGAATATATCGATCAGGTCATTAATTTTGAAGGGGCTGAAACGGTAGCTGGTGTTATTCTTGAACCATTCATCTCTGGTGGCGGTGTCCTTATTCCTTCGAAAGAATACTTAACGAGGGTTTCGGAAATCTGTAAGAAGCATGATGTTCTTTTAATTGTGGATGAAGTGGTTTCAGGTTTTGGAAGAACTGGAAAAATGTTTGGGTTCATGCACTCCGATGGGGTTCAACCGGATATTGTTACAATGGCAAAGGGGTTGACCAGCGGTTATCTTCCCCTTGGAGCAACGGCGGTGAATTCGAGGATTTATGAGAAATTCAAAGAGAACGGAAATTTAAATCATTTCAGGCATGTGTCAACATATGGAGGCCACCCTGCATCTTGCGCAGTTGCGCTAAAGAACATTGAAATCTTGGAAAATGAAAAAATCGTTCAACGTGTATCTGAGCTTAGTGAATCGACACTAAGTGAGCTCTTTGAATTGACAGCCCTGGATAAAGTAGGGGAAGTTCGGGGAGTCGGGTTTTTATATGGCATTGAATTAGTGGAAGATAAAAAGACAAAAACGCCTGTTTCCGATGAGTTCATGGGTAAAATAATCGGGGCTTGCAAGGAAAAGGGTCTTATCATCGGCCGTAATGGTGATACAGTTCCTGGATATGGAAATGTATTGATCATTGCACCCCCTTTATCTTCGACCGTTGAAGATCTTCGCTTTGTCATAGAAACGGTTAAATCCGTTTTATATCAATTATGTTAA
- a CDS encoding GntR family transcriptional regulator, which yields MELDFKNPIPLHAQLKTILENQILEGYYKDKIPSERELMDMYSVSRSTVREAVSILVREGILEKRHGKGTFVSLKPVQEWLKMISFTETTKSMGIELLNHGRVMTPENIADANGFEDESYHIKRLRLQGDVPIAIELHYYSLDLGKKLTKFDLSTTVLYDALEGDLNIDFCEAEQIITCGFPTKEDAEHLGIAETMCLLITERMIFDSDGNLVEYYKGLFRSDMYSFAMKMSRKN from the coding sequence ATGGAGTTAGACTTTAAAAATCCAATCCCTTTACATGCTCAATTGAAAACCATATTGGAAAATCAGATTTTGGAAGGTTATTATAAAGATAAAATCCCGAGTGAAAGGGAACTCATGGATATGTATTCTGTCAGCAGGAGCACTGTGCGGGAAGCAGTATCCATTCTGGTTCGTGAGGGGATATTGGAAAAAAGGCATGGTAAGGGAACGTTCGTTTCCCTTAAACCTGTACAAGAATGGCTTAAGATGATAAGTTTTACGGAAACCACTAAAAGCATGGGCATTGAACTACTGAATCATGGCCGTGTAATGACACCTGAAAATATAGCTGATGCAAATGGGTTTGAGGATGAATCTTATCATATTAAAAGGTTGCGGTTGCAGGGGGATGTCCCAATAGCCATAGAATTGCATTATTATTCTTTGGACCTAGGAAAAAAATTGACGAAATTCGATTTAAGTACAACCGTATTGTATGATGCACTCGAAGGTGATCTAAACATTGACTTTTGTGAAGCGGAACAAATCATAACCTGCGGCTTCCCAACAAAAGAAGATGCAGAACATTTAGGTATAGCCGAAACGATGTGCTTGCTGATCACAGAACGAATGATTTTTGATTCTGATGGTAACTTAGTAGAATATTATAAAG
- a CDS encoding PIG-L deacetylase family protein gives MQSQHRLLVVLAHPDDESFLCGGTIAKMSERGVHITLLCATKGEMGRRMGNPIITTREALPKLRVEELKRACEELGISDLRFLNVRDKTIEFECFDLLAVRIVKVIREVQPDALVTFHGKYGGHPDHCAIGRAAEFAFLKSGDPDFYPDPVFSAFKVQSLYFVLWHAFYDEWIKENGMSSIERVNIAGTLQKKIRALRAHRSQTLAVSELWGNQNPSLPFLKKSECFIKGNSPTNIDETVFFK, from the coding sequence ATGCAATCACAACATAGGTTATTGGTGGTTCTTGCACATCCCGATGATGAGTCATTCCTGTGTGGCGGTACAATTGCCAAAATGTCTGAACGAGGTGTTCATATTACATTACTATGTGCGACAAAAGGTGAAATGGGCAGGCGCATGGGAAATCCCATCATTACAACAAGGGAGGCATTGCCTAAACTAAGGGTAGAGGAGTTAAAAAGAGCTTGTGAAGAATTGGGGATAAGCGACCTGCGATTTTTAAACGTAAGGGATAAAACGATTGAATTTGAATGCTTCGATTTATTGGCGGTGAGAATCGTAAAGGTGATTCGTGAAGTTCAACCGGATGCACTAGTAACATTCCACGGGAAATATGGGGGGCATCCAGACCATTGTGCGATAGGCCGTGCTGCCGAATTTGCTTTTCTAAAATCCGGTGATCCCGATTTTTATCCAGATCCAGTATTTTCAGCTTTTAAGGTTCAAAGTCTGTACTTTGTCCTTTGGCATGCTTTTTATGATGAATGGATAAAGGAAAACGGGATGAGCAGTATCGAAAGAGTGAATATAGCAGGGACATTACAGAAAAAGATCCGTGCCTTAAGGGCCCATCGTTCCCAGACCCTGGCAGTTTCTGAATTGTGGGGGAATCAAAATCCAAGCTTGCCTTTTTTAAAGAAATCCGAGTGCTTTATCAAAGGGAATTCACCTACCAATATAGATGAAACCGTTTTTTTCAAATGA
- a CDS encoding YeiH family protein, with the protein MELQKYEPLEETPQEQQKLLQNRVVLWLSGIAFTFFIALLGLGLSKIAGFNRIGPLACSIIIAVIYRQIAGYPEKFRTGIEFSAKKLLRFAIILYGLKLNIDVIFNQGLPLLVRDIGTVTFAIVVMVLIAKWFKADASISLLLAVGTGICGAAAIAAISPIVKAKEEDTAIGVGIIALMGTLFSIVYTLLRPILPLSALDYGIWSGISLHEIAHVALAGAPAGEDALAIALLAKLGRVFLLIPLCFIFMYWMKKRTSGKMGHDAKIDFPWFLVGFIIMSLIGSYVFGKYITVSTLVMDGISKSTTFILTMAMIGLGLNVSLQALRTKAMRPLLAMTITSLLLSIISYFIV; encoded by the coding sequence ATGGAATTACAAAAATATGAGCCACTGGAAGAAACACCACAAGAGCAGCAAAAGTTGCTTCAAAACAGGGTGGTTTTGTGGCTGAGCGGTATCGCATTCACCTTTTTTATTGCCCTCTTAGGCTTGGGGCTGTCCAAGATTGCAGGATTCAATCGAATCGGTCCACTTGCTTGCTCGATCATCATTGCCGTGATTTATCGACAAATTGCGGGATATCCAGAAAAGTTCAGGACAGGAATAGAATTTTCCGCAAAAAAACTTTTGCGTTTTGCCATTATTTTATACGGGTTGAAATTAAATATCGATGTGATTTTCAATCAGGGTCTGCCATTGTTGGTACGTGACATAGGAACAGTGACTTTTGCAATAGTCGTGATGGTCCTGATTGCAAAGTGGTTTAAGGCAGATGCCTCCATTTCCCTTCTTCTTGCTGTTGGAACTGGGATATGCGGTGCAGCTGCCATCGCGGCAATATCTCCTATCGTGAAAGCGAAGGAAGAAGATACAGCAATAGGCGTCGGGATAATCGCGTTAATGGGAACACTTTTCTCCATTGTTTATACACTTTTACGTCCGATCCTTCCGTTATCTGCTTTGGATTATGGAATTTGGTCTGGGATCAGTCTTCATGAAATCGCGCATGTTGCATTGGCGGGAGCGCCGGCTGGTGAAGATGCGCTAGCGATTGCACTTCTTGCAAAATTGGGCCGTGTCTTTTTACTTATCCCATTATGTTTCATTTTTATGTATTGGATGAAAAAACGCACATCCGGGAAAATGGGCCATGATGCCAAAATTGATTTTCCATGGTTTCTCGTCGGTTTTATAATCATGAGTCTAATAGGAAGTTATGTGTTTGGAAAGTATATCACGGTGTCTACTCTCGTAATGGATGGTATTTCCAAATCGACTACATTTATATTGACAATGGCCATGATCGGTCTTGGACTGAATGTTAGCCTGCAGGCACTGCGGACAAAAGCCATGCGTCCTCTTTTAGCCATGACCATAACCTCTTTGCTGCTCTCGATAATCTCGTACTTTATCGTTTAA
- the phnX gene encoding phosphonoacetaldehyde hydrolase, whose amino-acid sequence MESAKECKEVQAVIFDWAGTTVDYGCFAPAQAFVEIFRIRGIDITVKEAREPMGLLKMDHIMELLKMKRISNLWIAKFGKEPDEKDLKSLYMDFEALLFKVLKENAKPMPGVIELVSRLRQQGIKIGSTTGYTREMIDVVKQEAEKWGYQPDSIVASNEVPAGRPAPWMCFKTAMNLQVYPLSKIVKVGDTISDIKEGISAGMWTVAVLKGGSEIGLSEAEINEMDPYDLQKRMKHAENRFWNAGADFVIDEIGDLLEIIDRINYRLTEKKDIFIG is encoded by the coding sequence TTGGAAAGTGCAAAAGAATGCAAAGAGGTTCAGGCAGTGATCTTTGATTGGGCAGGAACGACGGTGGATTATGGTTGTTTTGCACCGGCCCAAGCATTCGTCGAGATATTCAGGATAAGGGGAATAGATATTACCGTTAAGGAAGCAAGGGAACCTATGGGTTTATTGAAAATGGATCATATAATGGAACTCCTGAAAATGAAACGAATCTCCAATTTATGGATTGCTAAATTCGGGAAAGAACCGGACGAAAAGGATCTAAAATCATTATATATGGATTTTGAGGCTTTGCTTTTTAAGGTTCTAAAGGAAAATGCCAAACCGATGCCAGGCGTAATTGAATTAGTCAGCCGTTTAAGGCAGCAAGGAATAAAAATCGGTTCGACGACCGGGTATACTCGTGAAATGATTGATGTTGTTAAACAAGAGGCGGAAAAATGGGGCTATCAACCAGATTCCATCGTTGCGTCTAACGAAGTGCCTGCAGGAAGGCCTGCCCCTTGGATGTGCTTTAAGACGGCGATGAATCTCCAAGTGTATCCACTCAGCAAAATCGTTAAAGTCGGCGATACGATCAGTGACATCAAAGAAGGCATTTCTGCGGGAATGTGGACTGTTGCCGTATTGAAAGGCGGCAGTGAAATCGGCCTTTCAGAAGCGGAAATCAACGAAATGGACCCATATGATCTGCAAAAAAGGATGAAACATGCAGAAAATCGTTTTTGGAATGCAGGAGCTGATTTCGTAATTGATGAAATAGGTGATTTATTGGAAATCATCGATAGGATCAATTACAGATTGACAGAAAAAAAGGATATATTTATTGGTTAA
- a CDS encoding amino acid permease: MKHQQEELKPGLKQRHLTMISLSGVIGAGLFVGSGIIIGQTGPGAILSYVLAGLIVVLVMRMLGEMATVNPNTGSFAVYAREGIGEWAGFTTGWLYWFFWVIVIALEATAGAAIIHSWLPSVPVWVISLSLIILLKLTNIFSVKSFGEFEYWFSIIKIISIILFLCLGVAVILGFIPTIKPPGASNLLNFGGFIPNGLSSVLVGVAIVFHAFVGVEIPAIAAGETSDPVKSVRSALNSVVWRILIFYIGSIAILVTLLPWNSASLLKSPFVAVLEMMGIPSAALIMNIVILIALLSCLNSGLYTSSRMLFSLAQKGDAPKLFSKVSKNGVPILAVVGSTLFAFISTIFSYVSPDKIFFFLVNSSGGVGILVYLAIAVSHLRLRKRMEKENPGIFKIKMWLFPYLTYVTILSMISVLILMAFIDSQRPQFIFTMLFSLIVICSFFFLRRKRAKYMENELNIISGSPNSEKL; the protein is encoded by the coding sequence ATGAAACATCAACAGGAAGAACTGAAACCAGGCCTGAAACAAAGACATTTAACGATGATATCCTTAAGTGGTGTCATAGGCGCTGGTTTATTCGTAGGAAGCGGTATCATTATTGGTCAAACGGGCCCCGGGGCGATATTATCATATGTTTTGGCAGGCTTGATCGTTGTTCTAGTCATGAGGATGCTTGGGGAAATGGCCACAGTGAATCCCAATACTGGATCTTTTGCCGTTTATGCAAGAGAGGGGATTGGTGAATGGGCCGGTTTTACAACAGGTTGGTTATATTGGTTCTTTTGGGTTATCGTCATTGCCTTGGAAGCAACAGCGGGAGCTGCAATCATACACAGCTGGCTTCCTTCCGTTCCCGTCTGGGTCATAAGTCTATCTTTGATTATCCTATTGAAACTGACGAATATTTTTTCCGTAAAATCGTTTGGTGAGTTCGAGTACTGGTTTTCAATCATTAAAATAATCAGTATCATACTATTTTTGTGCCTGGGTGTAGCAGTGATATTAGGGTTTATCCCAACGATAAAACCACCTGGTGCTTCCAATCTTTTGAATTTCGGCGGTTTTATACCAAATGGGCTAAGTTCTGTACTTGTTGGCGTCGCAATTGTATTTCATGCATTTGTTGGAGTGGAGATTCCAGCGATTGCCGCGGGTGAAACAAGTGATCCGGTAAAGTCAGTTAGAAGTGCATTGAATAGTGTAGTATGGCGAATCCTGATTTTCTATATTGGGTCCATCGCTATTCTAGTGACGCTATTACCTTGGAATTCGGCTTCCCTGCTGAAAAGTCCATTTGTTGCCGTACTTGAAATGATGGGAATCCCTTCTGCTGCCCTGATCATGAATATAGTGATTCTCATTGCCTTGCTTTCTTGTTTGAATTCGGGTTTATATACGAGTTCACGCATGTTATTTTCACTTGCACAAAAGGGCGATGCCCCAAAGTTATTTTCAAAAGTGAGCAAGAACGGTGTCCCTATATTAGCTGTCGTCGGCTCTACATTATTTGCTTTTATCAGCACCATTTTCAGTTATGTCTCACCTGATAAAATCTTTTTCTTTTTAGTGAATTCCTCGGGTGGAGTGGGAATTCTTGTTTATCTGGCCATTGCGGTTTCCCATCTCAGATTAAGGAAGAGAATGGAGAAAGAAAATCCCGGAATTTTCAAGATCAAAATGTGGTTATTCCCTTATTTGACTTATGTAACCATACTTTCCATGATTTCCGTGTTGATATTAATGGCATTTATCGATTCGCAACGTCCACAGTTTATCTTTACCATGCTATTTAGCTTGATCGTTATCTGTTCATTCTTTTTCCTTCGGCGAAAAAGGGCGAAGTATATGGAGAATGAATTAAATATTATTTCTGGTTCCCCTAATTCTGAAAAACTATAG